One stretch of Garciella nitratireducens DSM 15102 DNA includes these proteins:
- the pepT gene encoding peptidase T — MEKIVERFQRYIAIDTRSDEQSNTCPSTPGQLELGALLVKELHQIGLYEVRQDKNGYVYAVLPSNLEKKVPAIGFIAHLDTSPDLDGKCVNPKIFTYQGGDIRLNDQYSIKVQECPFLKDLEGQEIITTDGTTLLGADDKAGVAAIMDAMEYLINHPEIKHGKISIAFTPDEEIGRGADNFDIEGFGVDFAYTVDGGALGELEYENFNAASVQIDIQGKNVHPGSAKNIMVNSILVAMELESMLPVNEKPEYTQGYEGFYLLTDMKGCIEHTTLKYIIRDHSKEKFQEKKVYLEKVIDYLNDKYGQIIAWEIKDTYYNMKEKILPHKEIIELAKQSMKELGIIPLIRPIRGGTDGARLSYMGLPCPNFFAGGYNAHGRYELIPTNSLKLASQLIVRIVENNSK, encoded by the coding sequence ATGGAAAAAATTGTAGAGAGATTTCAAAGATATATTGCTATTGATACAAGATCAGATGAACAAAGTAATACTTGTCCAAGTACTCCGGGACAGTTAGAATTAGGAGCTTTGTTAGTAAAAGAATTGCATCAGATAGGACTTTATGAAGTAAGACAAGATAAAAATGGATATGTGTATGCAGTGCTTCCCTCCAATTTAGAGAAAAAAGTACCTGCTATAGGATTTATTGCTCATTTAGATACCAGTCCAGATCTAGATGGAAAATGTGTAAATCCTAAAATTTTTACTTATCAAGGGGGAGATATTAGACTAAATGATCAATATAGTATAAAAGTACAAGAATGTCCTTTTTTAAAGGATTTAGAAGGGCAAGAGATTATTACTACGGATGGGACTACTTTATTAGGAGCAGACGATAAAGCGGGAGTAGCAGCTATCATGGATGCAATGGAATATCTCATTAATCATCCAGAAATTAAGCACGGTAAGATTTCTATTGCATTTACCCCTGATGAGGAAATTGGAAGAGGAGCGGATAATTTTGATATAGAAGGATTTGGGGTAGATTTTGCGTATACAGTAGATGGGGGAGCTTTAGGAGAATTAGAATATGAAAACTTTAATGCAGCTAGTGTTCAAATTGATATCCAAGGAAAAAATGTTCACCCGGGTTCTGCTAAAAATATTATGGTAAATTCTATTTTAGTGGCTATGGAATTAGAATCTATGCTACCGGTCAATGAAAAACCAGAATATACCCAAGGATATGAAGGCTTTTACTTATTAACAGATATGAAAGGGTGTATTGAGCATACTACTTTAAAATATATTATCCGGGATCATTCAAAGGAAAAATTTCAAGAAAAGAAAGTTTATTTAGAAAAGGTAATAGACTATTTAAACGACAAATATGGACAAATTATTGCCTGGGAAATAAAAGATACTTATTATAATATGAAGGAAAAAATTCTGCCTCATAAAGAAATTATTGAATTAGCGAAACAATCCATGAAGGAGTTAGGAATTATCCCATTGATTCGGCCTATTCGAGGGGGGACTGACGGAGCAAGGCTCTCTTATATGGGCCTTCCTTGTCCTAATTTTTTTGCTGGAGGATATAATGCGCATGGAAGATATGAATTAATTCCTACTAATTCTTTAAAGTTGGCTTCTCAACTTATTGTAAGGATTGTTGAAAATAATAGCAAATAA
- a CDS encoding HIRAN domain-containing protein, with the protein MGTIHKNYFLTITGLNHYYGMKPIEIGKILTLVKDKNNKYDEEAIAVLLPYIGTIGYVANSPNTVVKGTSSAGRIYDIFEEEAYAQVLFATKESAICVLILKEDLLNLMEDFLKEDLTNRKLN; encoded by the coding sequence GTGGGGACCATTCATAAGAACTATTTTTTGACGATAACAGGACTCAATCACTATTATGGAATGAAACCTATTGAAATAGGAAAAATTTTGACGTTGGTAAAAGATAAAAATAATAAGTATGACGAGGAAGCGATAGCGGTTTTGTTGCCTTATATAGGGACGATAGGATATGTGGCAAATAGTCCTAATACGGTTGTAAAAGGTACTTCAAGTGCAGGGAGAATTTATGATATTTTTGAAGAAGAGGCTTATGCTCAGGTTTTATTTGCTACCAAAGAAAGTGCTATTTGTGTACTGATATTAAAAGAAGATTTATTAAATTTAATGGAAGATTTTTTAAAAGAAGATCTTACAAATAGAAAATTAAATTAA
- the corA gene encoding magnesium/cobalt transporter CorA — protein MIEIIGFDSKKTIIENLELEDLKNKDIQYFWIDFNAPSEKEMALLKNYFHFHHLTIEDCMYSFQRPKVDFYEDYYFFIFHAISQSKVEEIDVYLGENYIVTFHHKKDLEEILSVRKELTRGFIPWEKMNIYIAYLILDKIVDQYFPLLYEIEDQLDFFDHISYSHFSQNSIDKLYMIRAKLLKIRRTITSMADLLYRMINSNHIKTLLGNEEYFKDIYDHLLKLTELIETQREITAEIQSNYMSLQSNRMNAIMTMLTIITAIFIPLSFITGIYGMNFVNMPELKWKYGYFMILGVMFVLGAGMYIWFKKKGWFNLFK, from the coding sequence ATGATTGAAATTATAGGATTTGATTCTAAGAAAACCATTATAGAAAATTTAGAATTAGAAGATTTAAAAAATAAGGACATTCAATATTTTTGGATAGATTTCAATGCTCCTTCAGAGAAAGAAATGGCTTTATTAAAAAATTATTTTCATTTTCATCATTTAACTATAGAAGATTGTATGTATTCTTTTCAAAGACCTAAAGTGGACTTTTATGAGGATTATTACTTTTTTATATTTCATGCGATTTCTCAATCTAAAGTAGAGGAAATAGATGTTTATTTAGGGGAAAATTATATTGTTACGTTCCATCATAAAAAAGATCTTGAAGAGATTTTAAGCGTAAGGAAAGAGTTAACCAGAGGGTTTATTCCATGGGAAAAGATGAATATTTACATTGCTTATCTTATTTTAGATAAAATTGTAGATCAATATTTCCCTTTATTATATGAAATAGAAGATCAATTGGATTTTTTTGACCATATTTCTTATTCTCATTTTTCCCAAAATAGTATCGATAAATTATATATGATTCGGGCAAAATTATTGAAAATTAGAAGAACGATCACTTCTATGGCAGACTTACTTTATAGAATGATTAATTCTAATCATATAAAAACTTTATTAGGGAATGAAGAATACTTTAAAGATATTTATGATCATTTACTAAAACTTACAGAGTTGATAGAGACTCAAAGGGAGATTACTGCTGAGATTCAATCCAATTATATGTCATTACAATCAAATAGAATGAATGCGATTATGACTATGCTTACTATTATTACCGCTATTTTTATTCCTTTATCTTTTATTACAGGAATTTATGGAATGAATTTTGTAAATATGCCAGAGTTAAAATGGAAATATGGATATTTTATGATATTAGGAGTGATGTTTGTTTTAGGGGCAGGAATGTATATTTGGTTTAAGAAAAAAGGATGGTTTAACTTATTTAAATGA
- a CDS encoding secondary thiamine-phosphate synthase enzyme YjbQ encodes MEFLVTTRKNQQFLEITNLVEEAVQRSQVKDGMVVFFVPHTTAGVTINENADPDVITDILSGLNKAFPERDEYLHIEGNSHAHMKASLMGSSCHIFVENGKLKLGRWQGVYFCEFDGPRNRKIFIKIIKES; translated from the coding sequence ATGGAGTTTTTAGTAACTACTCGAAAAAATCAACAATTTTTAGAAATCACAAATCTTGTTGAAGAAGCTGTACAAAGGAGTCAAGTAAAGGATGGAATGGTAGTGTTTTTTGTGCCTCATACTACTGCAGGAGTCACTATTAATGAAAATGCGGATCCTGATGTGATAACAGATATTTTATCTGGATTGAACAAGGCATTTCCTGAGAGAGATGAATATTTACATATAGAGGGGAATTCTCATGCACATATGAAAGCTTCATTAATGGGATCTTCCTGTCATATTTTTGTTGAAAACGGAAAATTAAAATTAGGAAGATGGCAAGGTGTGTATTTTTGTGAGTTTGATGGTCCTAGAAATAGAAAGATATTCATAAAAATAATAAAGGAATCTTGA
- a CDS encoding DRTGG domain-containing protein, whose translation MKLREIVNLLDAKCILGRDQLDVEIHSACGSDLMSDVLSFAKEDVILLTGLNNAHVIRTADMAGIRFIIFVRGKEPTKEVLDLAKKSEIGILSTKLPLYEACGKLYLGGLGREN comes from the coding sequence ATGAAGTTACGAGAAATTGTCAATCTTTTAGATGCCAAGTGTATTTTAGGGAGGGATCAATTAGATGTAGAGATTCATTCGGCATGTGGGTCAGATTTAATGAGCGATGTTCTTAGTTTTGCTAAAGAAGATGTTATATTATTAACGGGATTAAATAATGCCCATGTGATTCGAACTGCGGATATGGCGGGAATTCGTTTTATCATATTTGTTCGAGGAAAAGAGCCAACAAAGGAAGTTTTGGATCTTGCTAAAAAATCAGAAATAGGAATATTATCTACCAAGCTTCCCTTGTATGAAGCTTGTGGAAAACTTTATTTAGGTGGACTAGGAAGAGAGAATTAG
- a CDS encoding ATP-binding protein, giving the protein MKKETLKLEFPIYRGDFSSAGETSSKIKRILQNIGFRSKFIRRISIAVYEAEMNLVIHSFGGIIKAYMEEDSVRIYVEDQGPGIKDINLAMQEGYSTASDEIREMGFGAGMGLPNMKKCSDHMYIQSKIGVGTKIMMEFYDL; this is encoded by the coding sequence ATGAAAAAGGAAACATTAAAACTAGAATTTCCTATTTATAGAGGAGATTTTTCTAGTGCTGGAGAAACTTCAAGTAAAATAAAAAGAATTTTACAAAATATTGGATTCCGTTCAAAATTCATTCGAAGAATTTCTATTGCAGTTTATGAAGCAGAAATGAACTTAGTGATCCATTCCTTTGGAGGGATTATAAAAGCTTACATGGAAGAAGATAGCGTAAGAATTTATGTAGAAGATCAGGGCCCAGGAATAAAGGATATTAATTTAGCGATGCAAGAAGGATATTCTACGGCAAGTGATGAAATAAGAGAGATGGGATTTGGTGCAGGAATGGGATTGCCCAATATGAAAAAATGTTCGGATCATATGTATATTCAGTCCAAAATAGGAGTAGGGACAAAGATCATGATGGAATTTTATGACTTGTAG
- a CDS encoding [Fe-Fe] hydrogenase large subunit C-terminal domain-containing protein, which yields MKEYSHSVVLNKEKCLGCTNCIKNCPTQAIRVRNGKAFIISDRCIDCGECIKVCPHHAKDAVTDSIQEIEKFTYKIAIVAPTFLSQFEDDISTNAILTAIKNIGFDEVREVAYSAEILGKALDKEFNKEGVKFPLISSSCPAIVRLIQVRFPELISHLVSLESPMEVEARLVRKELKQKGVKQEEIGIFFISPCPAKVTSVKKTIGQKEEKSAVNGVFSIKDIYIKVLKNIKNLTQVEDLERASSKGISWAQTGGEASFISDSNYINVDGIQSVIKVLEEIERGKLKDISFFEGLACRGGCVGGALVVENNFIAKQRIYRRAKKSKKENPFTKEEIEQFYKSGILHQTSKILPRPMPPLDENINLAIEKAKRIEELVKKLPGLDCGSCGAPTCLALAEDIVKERAQEVDCIFLLREGINHLAKEMVSLSEKVPPVIMEKNKEQGV from the coding sequence TTGAAAGAATATAGTCATTCCGTTGTTTTAAACAAAGAAAAATGTTTAGGTTGTACTAATTGTATCAAAAATTGTCCTACTCAAGCAATTCGGGTTAGAAATGGGAAGGCATTTATTATAAGCGATCGATGCATTGATTGTGGAGAATGTATTAAAGTATGTCCACATCATGCAAAAGATGCTGTCACTGATTCCATTCAAGAGATTGAAAAATTCACCTATAAAATAGCGATTGTTGCTCCTACTTTTTTAAGTCAATTTGAAGACGATATCAGTACCAATGCTATATTAACAGCAATAAAAAATATAGGATTTGATGAAGTGCGAGAAGTGGCCTATAGTGCTGAAATTTTAGGAAAAGCATTAGATAAAGAATTTAACAAAGAAGGAGTAAAGTTTCCTTTAATTTCTTCTTCTTGTCCTGCTATTGTAAGATTAATACAGGTTCGTTTTCCGGAATTAATTTCTCATTTAGTTTCGTTGGAATCTCCAATGGAAGTAGAAGCTCGATTGGTTAGAAAAGAATTAAAACAAAAGGGAGTGAAACAGGAAGAGATAGGTATTTTCTTCATAAGTCCATGTCCAGCAAAGGTTACCAGTGTGAAAAAAACCATTGGACAAAAAGAAGAAAAGTCTGCGGTAAATGGAGTATTCTCCATAAAGGATATCTATATAAAAGTATTAAAAAATATTAAAAACTTAACACAAGTCGAGGATTTAGAGCGAGCATCTAGTAAGGGAATTAGTTGGGCTCAGACAGGAGGAGAGGCTAGCTTTATTTCAGACTCTAATTATATTAATGTGGATGGAATTCAAAGTGTCATTAAAGTATTAGAGGAAATTGAAAGGGGAAAACTAAAGGACATTTCTTTTTTTGAAGGATTGGCTTGTAGAGGAGGCTGTGTAGGGGGGGCTTTAGTAGTGGAAAATAACTTTATAGCAAAACAAAGGATTTATCGAAGAGCTAAAAAAAGTAAGAAGGAAAATCCTTTTACCAAGGAAGAAATAGAACAATTTTATAAGAGTGGAATCCTTCATCAGACTAGTAAGATTCTTCCTAGGCCAATGCCGCCATTAGATGAAAATATCAATCTGGCTATTGAAAAAGCAAAAAGGATAGAAGAACTTGTTAAAAAATTACCTGGACTGGATTGTGGATCTTGTGGAGCTCCTACTTGCTTGGCTTTAGCAGAAGATATTGTGAAAGAAAGAGCCCAAGAGGTAGACTGTATCTTTTTATTAAGAGAAGGAATTAATCATCTAGCCAAAGAAATGGTTAGTCTATCTGAAAAAGTTCCACCTGTTATTATGGAAAAAAATAAAGAACAGGGGGTGTAA
- a CDS encoding AraC family transcriptional regulator, translating into MKVEDLYQMSEFCSITKKMKKDQEITGGYCGDLLSWVMAHAKKGNIWITVQTHINIIAIATLLELTCIIIPENISVEKETIQKAEQEQIPILGSNLTSFEIANLLGKRGL; encoded by the coding sequence TTGAAAGTAGAGGATTTATATCAAATGTCGGAATTTTGTTCTATTACAAAAAAGATGAAAAAAGATCAAGAAATCACAGGAGGATATTGTGGAGATTTATTAAGCTGGGTTATGGCTCATGCGAAAAAAGGAAATATTTGGATTACAGTGCAAACTCATATAAATATTATAGCAATTGCAACATTATTAGAACTAACTTGTATTATTATACCAGAAAATATTTCAGTAGAAAAAGAAACCATACAAAAAGCTGAGCAAGAACAGATCCCCATCTTAGGGAGCAATTTGACCTCTTTTGAAATTGCTAACCTTTTAGGGAAAAGAGGATTGTAA